The following proteins are encoded in a genomic region of Channa argus isolate prfri chromosome 3, Channa argus male v1.0, whole genome shotgun sequence:
- the polq gene encoding DNA polymerase theta isoform X1, which produces MSTLGPPTKKKSYMGQHQIKKRRNFQTSDESQKSDGVVQTTCSENRYLGGGAVCPLGESTLALDKMLAVLNAVDPATPAAHTDCPTTVDRDAEEELAFSAAPSLSLALVAHSLRENERALLQTKGQGLYRAPVTQESICGLIGDCKKTGRTVDCKDLAQKLLFSEDLEEAEYANKGPEINGLSCQERKNNWQAGICNNRQICISRGKSSLLSKEENGSSKYAEGALDVSRDYILFSPTRRAAATKKAKLQWSLQYQSTSVLTVPCGLELSTLTDTLPQPGIALCAPVEQTEKLLLSSWGLPKPVLECYQKHGVTQMFEWQAQCLTVGHVLQGGNLVYSAPTSAGKTLVSELLMLKRVLETKRKALFILPFVSVAKEKMHYLQSVFEEAGIRVEGYMGSTSAAGGFTTLDVAVCTIEKANSLINRLIEEDSMKLLGMVVVDELHMVGDSGRGYLLELLLTKIRYIAQKHNITGSLSDGVQIIGMSATLPNLSLLASWLGAELYQTDYRPVPLQEHLKVGCNFYDKSLSVVRQFTPALHIKGDDEHIVSLCYETVREGHSVLLFCPSKNWCEKLADSIAREFYNLRHNDCQGDSDAQSVCLDQEGLVDVIAQLKRTPAGLDPILQRTVPWGVAFHHAGLTFDERDVLEGAFRQGMVRVLAATSTLSSGVNLPARRVIIRTPLFNGHLLDPLTYKQMAGRAGRKGIDTTGESLLVCKETERQKGISLIMGNLQPIRSCLVRKEGEGVTTSMLRAILEIIVGGVASTPQDVRLYASWSLLAASMKCDGKNDSNEENNKGAIMASVEWLMENEFITIQKDGQDQEERYCPTQLGAATLSSSLSPPEALGIFADLQRAMKGFVLENDLHILYLITPLYAEWTTIDWYQFFCLWEQLSSSMKRVAELVGVQEGFLARSVSGKLVAKTEKQHRQMAVHKRFFTTLVLQDLVNEVPLGTVASKYSCSRGQLQSLQQSASTYAGMVMVFCKRLGWHNMELLLSQYQTRLSFGVQRELIDLVRVSLLNATRARALYAQGLCTVAELARATVADVEKALRNAVPFKSSKRAVDESEMEAAERRSLRCIWVTGGRALTEQEAAIEIVSEARLLLQDDLAQLGVQWDPTTLPPGAPTVKYPDDRQSSKSCGLYISSKDAKADHLKEGETHRLKKSDSRATDRKRDEIKDYKPEKRAVEGKIKKQKGEAKIDQSEEVQVTEKLEEQRKRDRTESEIELTGNQAPVERGKAKKKEESNGALSMANGTENPNEIREIQRHKRSANESKESNKSEEQECQESEDTISVKAGGQQAKQCIPERSLTQELCDIVSTLPQLLPHPQPLDSPMPPPRFRAPISREEQQSLSTRTSKGDDTTGLAASLLQAGSLKHSRVLCKVLHSIQTDRSLQHNVDTAQALYLASAHNSAPAAQVLTNVQATDSVPRIQPTNDSPMSVSPAPVPLISPEAKRRRIEGAEGDKLSSPELYVGEDRDEELKENVKKGEESFGDSFELDTQTERIILQPAYQDKKGNDTAVNHLAETEQRQKKKIETALDTDEGRNGLEAPGDVCPKFNISLTDSQMELILNTTHQISPGASGNDNKEKDRNEDSSNDEEAPEVNQVTSESLNRSSSFLFDSLYDSSLLAGLSPNQIPEHSDKGGIQIEWPLPSTQEQRRSGLIVNQEAEKQEAVQWGESSFNLSEWGDSLLVGEHFLERQSLLRQTERTQKEQEDCHHQHHNTNHVPPEQHLSLLQFEPSQIQSQSAWIVTPNEANEDNGKHITTGPNDRNPGGRQARTKRAGENGKLEEKESKKEKMNVLFSDNISERFLHCSPCLQEIFDRWPSMSDQPMENTTAGHRGTQTLINAANIVKDPDLPQSSLQVGSNIGKLNGQSAAESDSQLVHPLTHDTENVAGRPGSACDYIPPTQERPPVTPRLKLTTSSVQTPLTAQPLTQSTPSTLSPQKPALLKYPKSHRGDSHHLPEAFSNNNQLKPAGNEGHIITDQHKHHLGHAPRPLPEPELTSVQCSTSKPLLHADQNLRPPLDCTFPSTPQPKPPSDTDSLVDEHFSLQLSQDESLYASNSETFSIIDVASDRLLFDTFIKEWKTKDRYSLALACEKREQRQQSENEIRGKQRRVSAANQRLNKADGFPIIDSDGLIVIGLSVCWGARDAYYISLQKEQSKGLSSSLAPPPLDDDLPVSERLQQVKSCMNRPLTGHKGSVVITYDIIRGYKRLVLSCGISLECNCEDPKVACWLLDPSSEERTLPNMVTVYCPEELPLLDGLGNAHAHCPRVRAATESVHVLAVMNHLTGLLEKDGMLDLFRNIEMPSQICLALLELNGVGFSVKECERQKHVMKAKLTALESQAYNLAGHSFSLTSIDDIAQVLFLELHLPANGDVGGSKSKKTLGYTRRGGGRVRLGKQFSTTKDILEKLCPMHPLPGVILEWRRITNALTKVVFPLQREKQYHPTLAMDRIYPISQTHTATGRVSFTEPNIQNVPKDFDIYMPTVVGESPPSQNGGKMTRAGKKKHSVMPSVAASEQGPAFSVSMRHAFIPFSGGMILAADYSQLELRVLAHLSKDQRLIQVLNEGADVFRCIAAEWKNVDPETVNDGLRQQAKQICYGIIYGMGAKSLGEQMGVEENDAASYIESFKARYKGISAFLKETVKNCIKNGYVQTLMGRRRYLPGITNTNVHIKAHAERQAVNTTVQGSAADIVKLATVNIQKRLQKTYPAAPLSHQHTSSVSNQCRARTSHLRGAYFVLQLHDELIYETTEQDLIQVAQIVKREMESAVNLYVKLKAKVKVGPSWGNLQDLDL; this is translated from the exons ATGAGCACTTTGGGTCCTCCGACGAAAAAGAAAAGCTACATGGGGCAGCACCAGatcaagaaaagaagaaa CTTCCAAACTTCCGATGAAAGCCAAAAATCAGATGGGGTGGTGCAGACAACTTGTTCAGAAAATAGATATTTG ggTGGGGGAGCAGTGTGCCCACTGGGAGAATCCACATTGGCTCTTGATAAGATGTTGGCGGTGCTGAATGCTGTTGACCCTGCAACGCCTGCAGCTCACACTGATTGCCCAACAACAGTAGATAGAGATGCAGAGGAAGAGCTAGCATTTTCAGCTGCTCCATCATTGTCTCTTGCACTAGTTGCACACAGTTTAAGGGAGAATGAGAGAGCACTCCTTCAAACTAAAGGACAAGGACTCTACAGAGCCCCCGTGACCCAGGAAAGCATCTGTGGCCTCATTGGTGACTGTAAGAAAACTGGGCGGACAGTTGACTGTAAAGACCTGGCTCAGAAGCTACTTTTTAGTGAGGACTTGGAGGAAGCAGAATATGCTAATAAGGGCCCAGAAATCAATGGGCTGTCGtgtcaagaaagaaaaaacaactggCAAGCAGGCATCTGCAACAA CAGACAGATATGTATATCCAGAGGAAAGAGCTCCCTTCTTAGCAAAGAAGAAAATGGTTCAAGTAAGTATGCTGAGGGGGCTCTTGATGTATCCAGAGACTACATCTTGTTCAGCCCCACACGCCGAGCAGCTGCCACGAAGAAGGCCAAACTCCAGTGGTCATTACAGTATCAGTCCACATCTGTTCTCACAGTCCCTTGTGGGTTAGAGCTCAGCACTCTCACCGACACTTTACCTCAACCAG GAATTGCCTTGTGTGCTCCTGTGGAGCAAACTGAAAAGCTGCTGTTATCTAGCTGGGGTTTGCCAAAACCTGTCCTAGAGTGCTACCAGAAACATGGAGTGACCCAGATGTTTGAGTGGCAGGCTCAGTGCCTCACTGTTGGACATGTGCTGCAGGGCGGTAACCTGGTGTACTCCG CCCCTACCAGTGCAGGGAAAACTCTTGTGTCAGAGTTGCTGATGTTGAAGCGTGTGTTGGAGACCAAAAGAAAAGCTCTCTTCATCTTGCCATTTGTCTCTGTAGCCAAAGAGAAGATGCACTACCTTCAG AGTGTATTTGAAGAGGCAGGAATTCGTGTGGAGGGATACATGGGCAGCACTTCAGCTGCCGGAGGGTTCACAACACTGGATGTGGCTGTTTGCACAATTGAAAAAGCAAACTCTCTGATTAACAGACTCATTGAAGAAGACAGTATGAAACTTCTAg GTATGGTGGTGGTGGATGAGTTACATATGGTTGGAGATTCTGGAAGAGGATATCTGCTAGAACTGCTCTTAACCAAAATCCGCTACATTGCACAGAAGCACAACATCACAGG GTCTTTGTCTGACGGTGTACAGATCATAGGTATGAGTGCCACCTTGCCTAATCTCTCCCTCCTGGCAAGCTGGTTAGGTGCAGAGCTTTACCAGACAGACTACAGACCTGTACCCTTGCAGGAGCATCTTAAAGTGGGTTGTAACTTCTACGACAAGAGCCTCTCTGTGGTCCGGCAGTTTACTCCTGCACTCCACATTAAG GGTGATGACGAGCACATAGTGAGTCTGTGTTATGAGACAGTGAGAGAAGGCCATTCTGTGCTGCTTTTCTGCCCCTCAAAGAATTGGTGTGAGAAACTGGCAGACAGCATTGCCAGAGAATTCTACAACCTCAGACACAATG ATTGTCAGGGCGACAGTGATGCCCAGTCAGTGTGTCTAGATCAAGAGGGACTAGTGGATGTTATAGCTCAGCTGAAACGAACTCCTGCTGGCCTAGACCCCATCCTCCAGCGAACTGTGCCATGGGGAGTGGCCTTTCACCATGCAG GTCTGACTTTTGATGAGCGCGATGTGTTGGAAGGAGCTTTTCGCCAGGGCATGGTCAGAGTTCTTGCTGCAACCTCCACCCTTTCCTCAGGGGTTAATCTCCCGGCCCGTCGTGTCATTATTCGGACACCTTTATTCAATGGACACTTGTTGGACCCACTAACATACAAGCAGATGGCTGGGCGAGCAGGAAGAAAAGGAATAGACACCACAG GTGAAAGTTTGCTGGTGTGTAAAGAGACTGAGCGTCAGAAAGGCATTAGTCTCATAATGGGAAAtcttcagccaatcagaagctgcCTGGTGAGAAAGGAAGGGGAAGGTGTCACCACTAGCATGCTGCGAGCCATTCTAGAG ATCATTGTTGGAGGTGTAGCCAGCACTCCCCAGGATGTGAGGTTATATGCTTCATGGTCTCTACTGGCCGCCAGCATGAAATGTGATGGGAAAAACGATTCtaatgaagaaaacaacaaaggagCTATTATGGCCTCTGTTGAATGGCTCATGGAGAATGAATTTATTACTATTCAGAAAGACGGGCAAG ATCAAGAGGAACGGTACTGTCCCACTCAACTCGGTGCTGCCACCCTATCCTCTTCCCTCTCCCCTCCTGAGGCTCTGGGAATATTTGCAGATCTTCAGCGGGCCATGAAAGGCTTTGTACTGGAAAATGACTTGCACATTCTATATCTG ATCACACCATTGTATGCAGAGTGGACTACCATAGATTGGTATCAGTTCTTCTGTCTGTGGGAACAACTCTCGTCATCGATGAAGAGAGTAGCAGAGCTGGTGGGTGTCCAGGAAGGCTTCCTTGCACGCTCTGTCAGCGGCAAACTTGTTGCCAAGACAGAAAAGCAGCATAGACAGATGGCAGTTCACAAACG attttttACCACCCTCGTACTACAGGATCTAGTGAATGAGGTGCCTTTGGGAACCGTTGCATCCAAATACAGCTGCAGTCGTGGGCAGTTACAGTCTCTCCAGCAATCTGCCTCTACATATGCAG GTATGGTAATGGTATTCTGCAAACGTCTGGGCTGGCACAACATGGAGCTGCTGCTCTCCCAGTATCAGACCAGACTGAGCTTTGGAGTCCAGAGGGAATTGATCGACCTGGTCAGGGTTTCGCTATTGAATGCAACACGAGCCAGAGCACTTTATGCACAAGGGCTTTGTACTGTGGCTGAGCTAGCGAGGGCTACCGTAGCTGATGTGGAGAAAGCCTTGAGGAATGCAGTTCCATTTAAAAG TTCAAAACGTGCAGTGGATGAAAGTGAGATGGAGGCAGCTGAGAGACGGAGCCTTCGCTGTATTTGGGTAACTGGTGGCCGGGCCCTGACAGAACAGGAAGCAGCCATTGAGATAGTGTCTGAAGCAAGACTTCTACTTCAGGATGATCTGGCTCAGCTCGGAGTTCAGTGGGACCCAACGACACTTCCACCTGGAGCACCTACTGTGAAATACCCTGATGACCGCCAAAGCAGCAAGTCATGTGGCTTATATATCAGCTCAAAGGATGCCAAAGCAGATCACCTaaaagagggagagacacaCAGGCTGAAGAAAAGTGACAGCAGAGCAACTGACAGGAAAAGAGATGAGATTAAAGATTATAAACCAGAGAAAAGAGCAGTAGAAGggaaaatcaaaaaacaaaaaggagaagCCAAGATAGATCAGTCTGAAGAGGTACAAGTAACCGAAAAATTAGAagagcaaagaaagagagacaggacAGAGTCAGAAATTGAACTAACAGGTAATCAAGCCCCTGTGGAAAGAggcaaagcaaaaaagaaagaagagtcAAATGGAGCATTATCTATGGCAAATGGCACAGAAAATCCAAATGAAATAAGAGAAATACAAAGGCACAAACGGTCAGCGAATGAAAGTAAGGAGAGCAACAAATCTGAGGAGCAAGAATGCCAGGAAAGTGAAGATACAATCTCAGTCAAAGCAGGGGGTCAACAAGCAAAACAGTGCATTCCTGAAAGGAGCCTGACACAAGAATTGTGTGACATTGTCTCCACTCTCCCTCAGCTGCTGCCACATCCTCAGCCCCTAGATTCTCCGATGCCTCCCCCTCGCTTCAGAGCCCCGATATCACGTGAAGAACAACAAAGTCTTTCCACAAGAACATCAAAAGGAGATGATACTACAGGGCTTGCTGCTTCACTTTTGCAGGCAGGTAGCCTGAAGCACTCGAGAGTCCTATGCAAAGTCTTGCACTCAATACAAACTGACAGAAGTTTACAACATAATGTAGACACTGCACAGGCATTATACCTGGCCTCAGCCCATAACTCTGCACCTGCAGCCCAGGTGCTTACCAATGTTCAAGCTACTGACTCTGTGCCACGAATCCAGCCCACAAATGATTCTCCTATGTCTGTTTCTCCTGCTCCAGTTCCCTTAATCTCTCCTGAAGCGAAGAGACGAAGGATAGAGGGAGCAGAGGGAGACAAATTGTCATCCCCTGAGCTGTATGTAGGAGAAGACAGAGATGAAGAACTCAAAGAAAACGttaaaaaaggagaggagagttTTGGTGACAGCTTTGAATTGGACACTCAGACAGAAAGAATCATTCTTCAGCCGGCATATCAAGACAAAAAGGGCAATGATACAGCTGTGaatcatttggcagaaacagaacagcggcaaaagaaaaagatagaaACAGCCTTAGACACAGATGAGGGAAGAAATGGGCTTGAAGCACCAGGCGATGTATGTCCCAAATTTAACATTTCTCTCACTGATAGCCAAATGGAGCTCATCCTTAACACTACCCATCAG atttCCCCTGGTGCCAGTGGTAATGATAACAAGGAAAAAGATAGAAATGAGGATAGTAGTAATGATGAGGAAGCCCCTGAAGTCAATCAGGTCACTTCTGAGAGTCTTAACAGAAGTAGTAGCTTCCTCTTTGACAGCCTGTATGACAGCTCTCTGCTTGCTGGTCTGAGCCCAAACCAGATCCCAGAACATTCAGATAAAGGGGGCATCCAAATCGAATGGCCTCTTCCATCGACCCAGGAGCAAAGACGTAGTGGGCTCATTGTCAACCAGGAGGCGGAAAAGCAAGAGGCAGTTCAATGGGGTGAGTCATCCTTCAACTTATCCGAGTGGGGTGATTCGCTGCTAGTGGGCGAACATTTTCTAGAGAGGCAGAGCTTGctgagacaaacagagagaacaCAAAAGGAACAAGAAGACTGCCATCATCAACATCACAACACAAACCATGTTCCTCCTGAGCAACATCTGTCACTTTTACAATTTGAACCCAGTCAGATACAGTCACAGTCTGCTTGGATTGTAACTCCAAATGAGGCTAATGAGGACAACGGTAAACATATAACCACTGGTCCAAACGATAGAAATCCAGGTGGAAGACAGGCAAGGACAAAAAGGGCGGGTGAAAATGGAAAgctggaagagaaagaaagtaagaaagagaaaatgaatgttttattttctgataaTATATCTGAAAGGTTTTTACATTGCAGTCCTTGTTTACAAGAGATTTTTGACCGCTGGCCAAGTATGTCTGACCAACCCATGGAAAACACTACAGCTGGCCACAGAGGCACTCAAACACTCATAAATGCTGCAAACATTGTGAAAGATCCAGATCTACCTCAGTCCTCATTACAAGTAGGCAGCAACATTGGAAAGCTAAATGGGCAATCCGCTGCTGAGAGTGATTCTCAGCTGGTACATCCCTTAACACATGACACTGAGAATGTCGCAGGGAGACCAGGCTCGGCATGTGACTATATTCCTCCAACCCAGGAAAGGCCACCTGTCACACCACGTTTAAAACTGACCACTTCATCCGTCCAGACGCCTCTCACCGCCCAGCCACTTACCCAGTCGACTCCCTCAACACTCTCTCCACAGAAACCAGCTCTCCTAAAATACCCCAAATCTCACAGAGGAGACAGTCATCATCTACCGGAAgctttttcaaataataatcAGCTAAAACCTGCAGGTAATGAGGGTCACATAATAACAGACCAGCACAAACACCACTTAGGACATGCACCAAGGCCTCTACCTGAACCTGAGCTGACATCTGTTCAGTGTTCAACCTCCAAACCCCTGCTACACGCTGACCAGAATCTCAGGCCTCCCTTGGACTGTACTTTCCCATCCACCCCACAGCCAAAGCCTCCCTCTGATACAGATTCACTTGTTGATGAACACTTCTCTCTTCAGCTGTCCCAGGATGAATCGCTCTATGCTAGTAACTCTGAGACTTTCTCCATCATAGATGTGGCAAGTGACAGGCTTCTCTTTGACACTTTTATCAAAGAGTGGAAAACAAAGGACAGGTACTCTCTGGCTTTGGCCTGTGAAAAGAGGGAGCAGAGACAGCAGTCTGAGAATGAAATAAGAGGGAAACAAAGGAGAG TgtcagcagccaatcagagactCAACAAGGCCGATGGTTTTCCAATAATAGACAGTGATGGACTGATAGTAATTGGGCTGTCAGTCTGCTGGGGAGCAAGAGATGCATACTACATATCTCTGCAGAAAGAGCAGAGTAAAG GTCTGAGCTCCAGCCTGGCCCCTCCTCCCCTTGATGATGATTTGCCAGTAAGTGAgaggctgcagcaggtgaagaGTTGTATGAACCGGCCACTGACAGGACATAAAGGCAGTGTGGTTATCACGTATGACATCATCCGGGGATACAAGAGGTTAGTTCTGAGCTGTGGCATCAGCTTGGAGTGCAACTGCGAAGACCCCAAG gTGGCCTGCTGGCTGTTGGATCCTAGCAGTGAGGAGAGAACTTTGCCAAACATGGTGACTGTCTACTGTCCTGAAGAATTACCTCTGCTAGATGGACTGGGGAATGCCCATGCACACTGTCCTCGTGTTAGGGCAGCAACTGAGAGTGTGCACGTGCTTGCTGTCATGAACCATCTCACTGGCCTGCTGGAGAAAGATGGCATgctag ATTTATTCAGGAACATTGAGATGCCTTCCCAGATATGTTTGGCTCTTTTGGAATTAAATGGAGTAGGCTTCAGTGTTAAGGAGTGtgagagacaaaaacatgtaatgAAGGCCAAACTCACAGCTCTGGAATCTCAGGCTTACAACCTGGCTGGACACAGCTTCTCCCTTACCAGCATTGATGACATAGCACAG GTCTTGTTCTTAGAGCTCCATCTGCCAGCAAATGGGGATGTGGGGGGATCAAAAAGTAAGAAGACTCTGGGCTACACCAGGAGAGGTGGTGGCAGAGTAAGGCTTGGAAAGCAGTTCAGCACCACCAAG GATATTCTGGAGAAGCTTTGCCCCATGCACCCATTGCCAGGTGTGATTCTGGAGTGGAGGCGCATCACTAATGCCTTAACTAAAGTGGTGTTCCCCCTGCAGAGGGAGAAGCAATACCACCCTACACTGGCTATGGACAGAATATACCCTATctcccagacacacacagccacag GTAGAGTGAGCTTCACTGAACCCAACATACAGAACGTCCCCAAAGACTTCGACATTTACATGCCAACAGTAGTGGGTGAGAGCCCACCTTCACAAAATGGTGGTAAAATGACCCGAGCAGG aaagaagaaacattCTGTGATGCCTTCAGTTGCAGCTTCAGAACAAGGCCCAGCATTCTCTGTCAGCATGAGACATGCCTTTATACCCTTTTCAG GTGGGATGATATTAGCAGCGGATTATTCCCAGCTGGAGCTGAGAGTACTAGCTCACTTATCAAAGGATCAACGACTTATTCAG GTGCTGAATGAAGGAGCAGATGTGTTTCGCTGCATTGCTGCTGAATGGAAAAATGTTGACCCAGAGACTGTGAACGATGGTCTCAGACAGCAGGCAAAACAG ATTTGCTATGGCATTATCTATGGGATGGGAGCAAAGTCTCTGGGGGAGCAAATGGGAGTGGAGGAGAACGATGCTGCCAGCTACATAGAAAGTTTCAAGGCCAGATACAAAG GAATCAGTGCTTTTCTTAAAGAGACAGTGAAGAACTGTATAAAGAATGGTTATGTTCAGACTTTGATGGGCCGTAGGAGATACCTACCTGGAATCACTAACACCAATGTGCACATCAAAGCTCAT GCTGAGCGTCAAGCTGTGAACACAACTGTGCAGGGTTCAGCAGCAGACATTGTTAAACTTGCTACAGTGAACATCCAGAAGCGACTGCAAAAAACATATCCTGCAGCTCCACTGTCTCACCAGCACACAAGTTCAG TCTCCAATCAGTGCCGGGCCAGAACATCTCATCTCAGAGGAGCCTACTTTGTTCTGCAGCTGCATGATGAGCTCATTTATGAAACAACAGAACAAGACCTCATACAG GTTGCACAGATAGTCAAGAGGGAGATGGAGTCAGCAGTGAATCTGTATGTAAAGCTTAAGGCCAAAGTAAAGGTCGGACCAAGCTGGGGGAATCTGCAGGACCTAGATTTATAA